One window of uncultured Methanobrevibacter sp. genomic DNA carries:
- a CDS encoding universal stress protein, producing the protein MYKKILVPTDGSEFAKKAQKHALFLAGVSGAEIVAVSVTENNFVNGLPLDDEVYQLNQLLKERSEENLEEFDKLNEDDLKITHVIKEGSPARCILEVASEEDVDLIVMGSSGKSGFDRFIMGSVADKVVNSAKCAVLVVH; encoded by the coding sequence ATGTATAAAAAAATATTGGTCCCTACAGACGGGTCAGAATTTGCAAAAAAAGCTCAAAAACATGCATTATTTTTAGCGGGTGTTTCTGGAGCTGAAATAGTTGCTGTGAGCGTCACAGAAAATAATTTTGTTAACGGACTTCCATTGGATGATGAAGTGTACCAGTTAAATCAACTCTTAAAAGAGAGATCAGAAGAGAATCTTGAAGAGTTCGACAAATTAAATGAAGATGATTTAAAAATAACTCATGTCATAAAAGAAGGTTCTCCTGCCCGATGCATTTTGGAAGTTGCATCAGAAGAAGATGTTGATTTGATAGTTATGGGTAGTTCTGGTAAATCTGGATTCGATAGGTTTATAATGGGTAGTGTAGCGGACAAGGTTGTAAATTCAGCTAAATGCGCAGTACTCGTAGTTCATTAA